A window of Paenibacillus sp. 19GGS1-52 contains these coding sequences:
- a CDS encoding LacI family DNA-binding transcriptional regulator → MKKLTIEDVAQKAGVSKSTVSQFLNKRYKYMSEATRNRIAAVIEELNYKPNGLARSLKQNRTHMVGIIVANIDYSLSIQCIRAIENELQRHGIQVIICNADENAEKEETYVETLVARQVDGLIIFPTGNNPSAYSRLIEAQYPLVFMDRLVEGVTTQSLLLDNEMAVKIGIGELVRYGHERIALVTLPLGEHGITPRKERISGYKKAMEEAGLTLHDGYVCSVPKEELAAELERLLGLPQPPTALLAANDIALAEILKYANRRSIAIPNQLSVIGIDDAEFAHIYNPVITTIRQPAYEMGMQAAKIMLSCIEDNGSYVPITYRFPPSLQQGQSVKSPQ, encoded by the coding sequence ATGAAAAAGCTGACAATTGAAGATGTTGCCCAAAAGGCGGGAGTGTCGAAGAGTACAGTCTCGCAATTTTTGAATAAACGGTATAAATATATGAGCGAAGCGACGAGGAATCGGATTGCTGCGGTGATTGAGGAACTGAATTATAAGCCTAACGGTCTGGCGCGCAGTCTGAAGCAGAATCGTACGCATATGGTGGGCATCATTGTCGCTAATATCGACTATTCGCTGTCGATCCAATGTATCCGGGCGATTGAGAATGAGCTGCAGCGCCACGGAATACAGGTGATTATTTGCAATGCGGACGAGAATGCGGAAAAAGAGGAAACTTACGTGGAAACGTTGGTAGCTCGTCAGGTGGACGGTTTGATCATTTTCCCGACAGGTAATAATCCGTCTGCCTACAGCCGACTAATCGAAGCCCAATATCCGCTTGTGTTTATGGACCGGCTTGTTGAAGGTGTAACTACGCAGAGTCTGCTGCTGGATAATGAAATGGCGGTTAAGATTGGGATTGGAGAGCTGGTGCGGTATGGTCATGAACGAATTGCGCTGGTTACCCTTCCGCTGGGAGAGCATGGAATAACGCCTCGCAAAGAGCGAATAAGCGGATACAAGAAGGCGATGGAGGAGGCGGGCCTTACTCTGCACGACGGATATGTATGCAGTGTGCCAAAAGAAGAATTGGCGGCCGAATTGGAACGTCTCTTGGGACTGCCACAGCCACCAACCGCACTGCTGGCTGCGAATGATATCGCCCTGGCAGAAATATTGAAATATGCGAACCGCAGATCAATCGCCATTCCAAATCAGCTGTCGGTCATTGGAATTGATGATGCGGAGTTCGCCCATATTTATAATCCGGTGATTACGACGATCCGCCAGCCGGCGTATGAGATGGGAATGCAGGCTGCCAAGATTATGCTTTCCTGCATTGAGGATAATGGCTCCTATGTACCTATTACCTACCGCTTCCCTCCGTCATTACAGCAAGGACAATCCGTGAAATCGCCTCAATAG
- a CDS encoding ABC transporter ATP-binding protein, translated as MIFTLHSKKTGSQPVEKKAAAGAVKELLRLSKPYTPQLLLACLCVFVVNAAFLIQPLLLQRVIDHFLIGRSVPHGLDSIGGLALLYLIVSAAGGASSYIQALIVGKAGQSLVHELRVNVFSIIQRLPLPYLDRTSSGRLITRATNDTSEITEFYTDVLITLVKDIMLLIGIVYIMLSLSLSLTLVSFTVIPLIVFLVFYIKNRIKKNFFYMKHFIGRINGFIAESISGMKVIQIFRAEKEKEEQFLKLNGQYFATTLIQVRLNSVLKPASDMFQSLAIAILVWYSVGKISGGMLQIGVLYAFTTYIKQFFAPIADLADKYTSIQSALVSTERIFELIHEEDALEDTDSGLPMERLNGTIEFRHVWFSYNDADWVLKDVSFVIKKGQTAAFIGETGAGKTTIISLINGFYRVQKGEILIDGVNINDIRLDDLRRNVSVVLQEVFLFSGTIRDNITLGDDIAEEAVQYALQASCADSFVKDFPAGITEPVTERGSTLSAGQRQLISFARAIAHNPAIFVLDEATANIDTHTEKLIQQAVDNIANGRTTLIIAHRLSTIAGADLIIAMKEGRIAEKGHPRELFEQGGYYAKLLDESRSHAFFS; from the coding sequence ATGATATTTACACTACACAGCAAGAAGACGGGCTCCCAGCCAGTTGAGAAAAAAGCCGCGGCAGGAGCGGTGAAAGAGCTACTGCGGTTATCGAAGCCTTACACCCCTCAACTGTTGCTCGCTTGCCTCTGCGTCTTTGTCGTAAATGCGGCTTTCCTAATCCAGCCCCTGCTGCTGCAGCGGGTGATCGACCATTTTCTAATCGGCCGCTCTGTTCCTCATGGTCTCGATTCGATTGGCGGTCTGGCGCTCTTGTATCTAATAGTTTCCGCGGCAGGCGGAGCTTCCTCTTATATCCAGGCACTTATTGTCGGCAAAGCGGGACAAAGTCTGGTCCACGAGCTGCGAGTCAATGTATTCTCGATCATCCAGCGACTCCCGCTTCCGTACCTGGATCGCACCTCCTCCGGCCGCCTCATCACACGGGCAACCAATGACACATCCGAAATCACCGAGTTCTATACGGATGTTCTTATTACCCTTGTCAAAGATATTATGCTGCTGATCGGGATTGTCTATATCATGCTTTCACTGAGCCTATCACTTACGCTTGTATCTTTCACCGTGATTCCATTGATCGTCTTCCTCGTCTTTTATATCAAGAACAGAATCAAAAAGAACTTTTTCTATATGAAACATTTCATTGGTAGAATCAACGGGTTTATTGCCGAGAGTATTTCCGGAATGAAAGTAATTCAAATTTTCCGTGCGGAAAAGGAGAAGGAAGAACAATTCCTCAAGCTGAACGGGCAATATTTCGCAACAACGCTGATCCAGGTCCGCTTGAACAGCGTGCTCAAACCCGCATCAGATATGTTCCAGAGTCTCGCGATTGCCATTCTGGTCTGGTACAGCGTAGGTAAAATCTCCGGTGGCATGCTGCAGATCGGCGTATTATATGCGTTCACAACGTACATCAAGCAGTTCTTCGCCCCTATCGCCGACCTTGCCGACAAGTATACTTCCATACAGTCAGCACTCGTCTCTACAGAACGTATTTTCGAGTTAATCCATGAAGAAGATGCTTTGGAGGATACGGATAGCGGACTCCCCATGGAGCGCCTAAACGGCACCATTGAATTCCGACATGTATGGTTCTCCTATAACGATGCTGATTGGGTGCTAAAGGACGTAAGCTTTGTCATTAAAAAAGGGCAGACCGCCGCATTCATCGGTGAAACCGGCGCAGGCAAAACAACCATTATCAGCCTGATCAATGGCTTCTACCGGGTGCAAAAAGGCGAAATTCTGATCGATGGAGTAAACATCAACGATATCCGTTTGGACGATCTTCGGCGGAATGTGTCCGTCGTACTCCAGGAGGTCTTTCTGTTCTCCGGCACGATTCGCGACAACATCACGTTAGGCGATGACATTGCCGAAGAAGCGGTACAATATGCGCTGCAAGCCTCCTGCGCCGACTCTTTTGTCAAGGATTTCCCGGCAGGGATTACCGAACCGGTCACCGAACGGGGCAGCACCCTATCCGCGGGCCAGCGGCAGCTAATTTCCTTCGCCAGAGCCATTGCCCATAATCCGGCTATATTCGTCCTGGACGAAGCGACTGCCAACATTGATACCCATACAGAAAAGCTGATCCAGCAAGCCGTGGACAACATCGCGAACGGGCGAACTACCCTGATCATCGCCCACCGACTATCCACGATTGCCGGAGCCGATCTCATTATCGCCATGAAAGAGGGTAGGATCGCAGAGAAAGGCCATCCACGCGAACTATTTGAGCAAGGTGGATATTATGCCAAGCTGCTGGACGAAAGTAGAAGTCATGCTTTCTTTTCTTGA
- a CDS encoding bifunctional 2-keto-4-hydroxyglutarate aldolase/2-keto-3-deoxy-6-phosphogluconate aldolase, with the protein MKKIKVLQNVMSVGVVAVIRADSADEAFKMSVACIEGGLNNIEVTFTTPDADVAIKRLVAEYGDRAVIGAGTVLDPLTARIAILAGSEFVVSPSFEEDTAKMCNLYGIPYMPGCLTLGEMKEALKLGVDVLKLFPGSAFGPDYIKAVKGPMPHVNIMPTGGVDLNNMGQWIANGCIAVGIGGNLTAPAKDGRYDLVTELAAKYVAKFKEIKGA; encoded by the coding sequence ATGAAGAAGATAAAAGTTTTGCAAAATGTAATGTCGGTTGGTGTAGTGGCTGTTATTCGTGCTGATAGTGCTGATGAGGCTTTCAAGATGTCCGTAGCCTGTATTGAGGGCGGCTTGAACAATATTGAAGTAACTTTTACTACGCCGGATGCGGATGTAGCCATTAAGAGACTGGTGGCAGAATACGGAGATCGGGCAGTGATTGGTGCGGGTACTGTGTTGGACCCGTTGACAGCAAGAATTGCTATTTTGGCAGGCTCTGAATTTGTAGTGAGTCCTTCCTTTGAAGAAGATACGGCCAAGATGTGTAACCTGTACGGTATTCCATACATGCCTGGTTGTCTGACACTTGGCGAAATGAAAGAAGCCCTGAAGCTCGGCGTAGATGTGCTTAAGCTGTTCCCAGGTAGCGCTTTTGGACCTGATTATATCAAAGCAGTTAAAGGACCTATGCCACATGTGAACATTATGCCTACAGGCGGCGTGGATCTGAACAACATGGGACAATGGATTGCCAACGGTTGTATCGCTGTAGGTATTGGTGGCAATCTTACGGCTCCGGCCAAGGATGGTCGTTATGATCTTGTAACTGAGCTGGCTGCGAAGTATGTAGCGAAGTTTAAAGAGATTAAGGGTGCTTAA
- a CDS encoding sigma-70 family RNA polymerase sigma factor, producing the protein MVEQGLIRAAQAGDRDALITLLREIEGQVYKTAFYILHNEQDALDASQEALIRVYTKIGSYEEKAQFKTWVQRIVTNICIDKFRRTKPTVSIDEHEMVFKDKHNVEREVLSAYLAQDIQEAIDELPEHHRTVIVLRYLQDFSYNEIADCLDLPLNTVKSYLFRARQQLQNKLQEYQKGGVSG; encoded by the coding sequence GTGGTGGAGCAGGGACTCATCAGAGCCGCTCAAGCGGGCGATCGCGACGCTCTAATCACCCTATTGCGGGAAATTGAAGGGCAGGTATATAAGACGGCCTTTTACATTTTGCATAATGAACAGGATGCACTTGATGCATCTCAGGAAGCCTTGATCCGGGTATATACCAAAATTGGTTCCTACGAGGAAAAGGCCCAGTTCAAAACGTGGGTTCAGCGTATCGTTACGAATATTTGCATTGATAAATTCAGAAGAACCAAACCTACAGTTTCTATCGATGAGCACGAAATGGTGTTCAAGGATAAACATAATGTGGAGCGGGAAGTGTTATCTGCTTATTTGGCGCAGGATATACAAGAGGCAATCGATGAATTGCCGGAGCATCACCGCACGGTGATCGTATTGCGTTATTTGCAGGATTTTTCTTACAACGAGATTGCAGACTGTCTGGACTTGCCTCTGAACACCGTGAAATCCTACCTGTTCCGGGCTAGACAACAGCTGCAGAATAAACTTCAGGAGTACCAGAAAGGTGGTGTATCGGGATGA
- a CDS encoding sugar kinase — protein MSKHLDAVTFGEAMAMFYANEPGPLSEVFSFSKALAGAESNVATGLSRLEHPTGYVTKLGKDNFGEFIAQAMNKENINTESITYTNEYSTGMLIKSKVLSGDPKVEYFRKNSAASKLSLTDFDESYFASAGHLHVTSISSALSKNCHEFSIHAMDFMKSNGKTVSLDPNLRPTLWPDTETMVNTINDLATRCDWFLPGLSEGRILTGLDTPEEIAAYYLARGASLVVIKLGPEGAYYKTSEQEGYVQGFKVEEVIDTVGAGDGFAVGVISAMLEKLPVAEAVKRGNAIGALAVMSPGDMDGLPTREGLAKFMNQEV, from the coding sequence ATGAGTAAACATTTAGATGCTGTTACTTTTGGAGAGGCAATGGCCATGTTTTATGCGAATGAGCCTGGACCCTTGTCTGAGGTATTTTCATTCTCCAAGGCGCTTGCAGGTGCTGAGAGTAACGTAGCTACAGGCTTGTCCCGTCTGGAACACCCAACTGGATATGTTACCAAGCTTGGTAAAGACAATTTCGGGGAATTTATTGCTCAAGCTATGAACAAAGAGAATATAAATACAGAGAGTATTACTTATACAAATGAGTATTCTACAGGCATGTTGATCAAATCGAAGGTACTAAGCGGCGATCCCAAGGTGGAGTATTTCCGCAAAAATTCCGCTGCCTCCAAGCTCAGCTTGACTGATTTTGATGAATCCTATTTCGCTTCCGCTGGACACCTGCACGTAACAAGCATCTCGTCCGCACTCTCGAAGAACTGTCATGAGTTCTCCATTCACGCAATGGACTTTATGAAAAGCAACGGGAAAACGGTCTCCCTCGACCCTAACCTGCGTCCAACCTTGTGGCCTGATACTGAAACGATGGTGAATACCATTAATGATCTGGCTACTCGCTGTGACTGGTTCTTGCCTGGACTTAGCGAAGGTAGAATTCTCACCGGACTGGACACGCCAGAAGAAATCGCCGCCTATTATCTGGCGCGTGGTGCTTCCCTCGTTGTAATCAAGCTCGGTCCTGAAGGTGCTTATTACAAAACCTCCGAACAAGAAGGATATGTACAGGGCTTCAAAGTTGAAGAGGTTATTGATACTGTGGGTGCTGGCGATGGGTTTGCTGTCGGAGTTATCAGCGCCATGCTTGAGAAGCTTCCGGTAGCTGAAGCCGTGAAACGCGGTAATGCCATCGGCGCTTTAGCGGTTATGTCCCCTGGCGACATGGATGGCCTGCCAACCCGCGAAGGTCTAGCGAAATTTATGAACCAGGAAGTATAG
- a CDS encoding RNA polymerase sigma factor, whose translation MPSDELQYAAAYAPVITLREMMDTYGSDVWNYAYFLTRSREQANDISQDVFLKAYRNIGKYRGQSSVKTWLLTITRNTAFSWSKNSFWRRFITLGNQPLAVNAPSAEQEALGNQYANRIWEIIMELPDKNREVLVLDLQHGLSIAEMSGLLGIAQGTVKSRLARARDKVRKIIEEEERE comes from the coding sequence ATGCCAAGCGATGAGTTGCAGTATGCAGCAGCATACGCGCCCGTGATCACACTGCGGGAAATGATGGATACATACGGATCGGATGTGTGGAATTATGCTTACTTCCTAACCCGCAGCCGAGAGCAAGCGAATGATATCAGCCAAGATGTGTTCCTGAAGGCCTATCGGAATATTGGAAAATACCGTGGTCAGTCTTCCGTGAAGACTTGGCTGCTGACGATTACCAGAAATACGGCCTTCAGCTGGAGCAAAAACAGCTTTTGGCGCAGATTCATAACGCTTGGTAATCAGCCCCTAGCAGTCAATGCACCTTCTGCAGAACAAGAGGCGCTCGGCAACCAATATGCCAATCGGATCTGGGAGATCATTATGGAGCTTCCGGACAAAAACAGAGAGGTGCTGGTGCTAGATCTCCAGCACGGTCTGTCCATCGCTGAAATGTCCGGACTGCTGGGTATCGCCCAAGGGACGGTGAAATCACGTTTGGCCCGGGCCAGAGACAAGGTTAGAAAGATCATCGAGGAGGAGGAGAGGGAATGA
- the holA gene encoding DNA polymerase III subunit delta has product MDAKTAIKDIKQGKISPIYVLYGSEKFRMNEFAALLEGQLIAKEDRDFAVIPFDLSETPVQSIVEEAETVPFMVERKLLLVRDASLFTAGKENAKLEHRIDILSEYLQHPTDFSVIVFMVNNDKLDERKKIVKAVKATGTVLAFNPLGAEELLRWVEKGIRDRGCTTAPGTAEALIASAGTGLQGLSAEMDKLCLFAGTGGTVNTAAVESLVHRGTEENIFTLVEDIANLRLDKALNTLNELLKQREEPIKIAALVARQFRIILQVKDLSGHSYSQGQIASQLGLHPYAVKLAGEQAHKFTSERLRQILNALADLDYQMKTGAIDKVLGLELFMLRLGA; this is encoded by the coding sequence ATGGATGCCAAAACGGCGATCAAAGACATCAAGCAAGGTAAAATTTCGCCGATCTATGTTCTATATGGCAGTGAAAAATTTCGGATGAATGAATTTGCGGCATTGCTGGAGGGACAGTTAATCGCGAAAGAGGATCGTGATTTTGCGGTGATCCCTTTCGATCTTTCGGAAACACCGGTTCAATCTATAGTGGAGGAAGCGGAGACTGTTCCCTTCATGGTGGAGCGTAAGCTGCTGCTGGTGCGGGATGCCTCGCTGTTCACGGCGGGTAAAGAAAATGCTAAACTTGAGCATCGTATTGATATATTAAGTGAATATTTGCAGCACCCTACCGATTTCAGTGTGATCGTGTTTATGGTGAATAATGACAAGCTGGATGAGCGCAAAAAGATTGTCAAAGCTGTCAAAGCCACCGGAACGGTGCTGGCCTTTAACCCTTTAGGTGCTGAGGAGCTGCTGCGCTGGGTAGAGAAGGGAATTCGTGATCGCGGCTGCACAACGGCACCTGGTACAGCTGAAGCCCTGATAGCAAGTGCAGGGACGGGCCTGCAAGGCTTATCTGCTGAGATGGACAAGCTGTGTCTGTTCGCTGGAACAGGGGGGACAGTCAATACAGCAGCCGTAGAAAGTCTTGTGCACCGTGGGACAGAAGAGAATATCTTCACACTGGTGGAAGATATCGCTAATCTGCGCCTCGACAAGGCGCTCAATACATTGAATGAGCTGCTTAAGCAACGCGAGGAGCCGATTAAGATTGCAGCGTTGGTTGCTCGGCAATTCCGGATTATTTTGCAGGTCAAGGATTTATCCGGACACAGTTATTCGCAGGGGCAGATTGCCTCACAGCTGGGACTGCATCCTTATGCTGTCAAGCTGGCTGGTGAACAGGCCCATAAGTTTACGAGTGAGCGGCTGCGGCAAATATTGAATGCCCTGGCCGATCTTGATTATCAGATGAAGACTGGGGCGATAGATAAGGTTCTGGGGCTGGAGCTTTTTATGCTGCGCTTGGGTGCCTAA
- a CDS encoding LacI family DNA-binding transcriptional regulator, translated as MGLSPVSISRALTGQPGISDDLKLKIVEKAAEMGYIKLKKKASPRILVLHQKPYEHDNSNFSYMVQGIEQALQKADTDYSIEFLDKENQNKLILPYRLSKGFKFDGVIFIGSFNLDYVALINENIRSLIFFTGYSPAYDYDSVWFSFLNTGYKQCKYLMDRGHTRIGFIGKRSFYRNKEKLTGITSALEEQGLPVNESLFFEVDEHFRSRLSDLITGGLLPTAFICDHDFTAVELMRVLNEQNIKVPEDVSILSSGNTEVSAFSQPPLTTMDLNIEYSCHTVVSTLLQRLAAPEQPSVNIAVLSTLVERESVRVL; from the coding sequence ATGGGCCTATCGCCAGTATCCATTAGCAGAGCTTTAACCGGGCAACCTGGAATCAGCGACGATCTAAAGCTGAAGATTGTGGAGAAAGCGGCAGAAATGGGCTACATCAAGCTTAAGAAAAAGGCTTCGCCCCGTATTCTGGTGCTGCATCAGAAACCTTATGAGCATGATAACAGTAATTTCAGCTACATGGTGCAGGGAATTGAGCAGGCGTTGCAAAAAGCAGATACCGATTACAGCATAGAATTTCTCGACAAGGAGAACCAGAATAAGCTGATTCTTCCTTACCGGTTGAGTAAAGGCTTCAAGTTCGATGGAGTTATTTTTATCGGCAGTTTCAATCTGGATTACGTCGCTTTAATTAATGAAAATATACGTAGCCTTATTTTTTTTACTGGCTATTCACCAGCTTATGATTACGACAGCGTATGGTTCAGTTTCCTCAACACCGGCTACAAACAATGCAAGTATTTGATGGATAGAGGCCATACCCGGATCGGTTTTATCGGCAAACGCAGCTTTTATCGGAATAAGGAGAAGCTGACCGGTATTACTTCCGCACTGGAAGAGCAGGGTCTGCCTGTAAATGAATCGTTGTTTTTTGAGGTGGACGAACATTTCCGTTCGAGGTTGTCCGATCTGATTACGGGCGGCCTGTTGCCAACCGCTTTTATATGTGATCATGATTTCACTGCCGTCGAGCTGATGCGGGTGCTCAATGAGCAGAACATTAAGGTTCCAGAAGATGTTTCGATTCTCAGCAGTGGAAATACGGAAGTCTCGGCTTTCTCACAGCCCCCGCTGACCACCATGGATTTAAATATTGAATATTCTTGCCATACGGTCGTCTCAACATTGCTGCAACGTCTTGCCGCTCCCGAACAGCCATCAGTGAATATTGCTGTATTAAGCACTCTTGTGGAAAGAGAATCTGTACGCGTGTTATGA
- a CDS encoding zf-HC2 domain-containing protein, with product MNCAEVMEWMHRYLDHDLSQDEMIEMFRHIDDCPSCADVFDRLTMLSQQLEHLPDVKAPFSLVDSIMPQLDELDRGSREQSGTSSAEQGMIPFSRKSARGKMTKGNSMASRTGIGAVAAAVILIIALFNMPDKMPGAEVEQLTKSAASSADSGEATRKMDTGSANTADGTNMDSTTDSTKGMFSTEQSSVPANEDGISASAAAGSDAPVATPEARLGTQPAKSEKPVSEKIVSPTKQTPKSTNATPQANDATALNSTEVNPNKSEPSAENKAAADAAAPLQETMKVPADPQGIMGMLPNLVSSQLSWNSPDGRYAAELAGQQLVIYSLPPNGSEEGKLAVTSYPLSGTWVSGEWSPDSLQFTYVTEQAGAEVTKVYTVQAEAATTSSPAPTVTPDSTSSPTSSTK from the coding sequence ATGAATTGCGCGGAGGTGATGGAATGGATGCACCGCTATTTGGATCATGACTTAAGTCAAGATGAGATGATTGAGATGTTCCGTCATATCGACGATTGTCCTTCCTGCGCGGATGTCTTTGATCGTCTGACCATGCTCTCGCAGCAACTGGAGCACTTGCCGGACGTGAAAGCCCCTTTCAGTCTGGTGGACTCCATTATGCCTCAGCTTGATGAATTGGATCGCGGTAGCCGCGAACAAAGTGGTACTAGTTCTGCAGAGCAGGGCATGATTCCTTTTTCACGTAAAAGCGCTCGTGGCAAGATGACGAAGGGAAACTCAATGGCATCACGGACAGGCATTGGCGCTGTTGCAGCTGCCGTTATACTAATAATAGCTTTGTTCAATATGCCCGATAAAATGCCTGGTGCAGAGGTAGAACAACTAACCAAAAGTGCAGCGAGTTCAGCTGACAGCGGCGAAGCCACACGTAAGATGGATACTGGATCTGCCAACACAGCAGATGGAACTAATATGGATAGCACAACAGATAGCACTAAGGGAATGTTTAGTACCGAACAGAGCTCGGTACCCGCGAATGAAGATGGTATTTCCGCATCTGCCGCAGCCGGGTCGGATGCGCCAGTCGCTACACCGGAAGCAAGACTGGGAACACAACCGGCTAAGAGCGAGAAGCCTGTGTCAGAGAAGATAGTTTCCCCGACTAAGCAGACTCCAAAGAGTACCAATGCAACTCCGCAGGCCAATGATGCGACTGCTCTCAACAGCACAGAGGTTAATCCGAACAAAAGCGAGCCGAGCGCAGAAAATAAGGCTGCAGCCGATGCAGCAGCTCCGCTTCAGGAGACTATGAAGGTTCCTGCAGATCCTCAAGGAATAATGGGCATGCTGCCAAACCTAGTTTCATCTCAGCTGTCCTGGAACTCTCCAGATGGGCGATACGCAGCAGAACTCGCTGGGCAGCAGCTTGTTATTTATAGTCTTCCGCCCAACGGATCAGAAGAAGGGAAGCTGGCAGTGACTTCTTATCCACTCTCAGGGACATGGGTTTCTGGCGAATGGTCGCCGGATAGCTTGCAATTTACGTATGTAACTGAGCAAGCTGGTGCTGAGGTTACGAAAGTATATACTGTACAAGCAGAGGCGGCAACTACTTCTTCACCCGCGCCGACGGTAACACCTGACAGTACTTCGTCTCCTACATCGTCCACAAAATAA
- a CDS encoding ABC transporter ATP-binding protein, giving the protein MKSSVLLRFFKDHKYSYAAGFMFMFAASFVQTLFPKLLGSAVDLMKESRFETRQVLILVAWMALIAVGAFVCTFLWRNMIIANARNLECFYREELFRHMLKLSPSFYNTRKTGDLIAYAINDISAVRMTFGPATAMSFNGIVLCLSSIYFMFATVDVRLTLITLSPLPLIIVLMLFTGRKIQMRFRTVQEQFGLISDRVQENISGIRVIKAYVQEHSEMEKFSGLSSRMLQSNMDLIKVSAALPPLIEFGFAVCFVLNLVLGSRMVLRGSISIGDFVAFNGYLSLIASPIVSIGRVVTIFQRGMASLGRLQNILSIQPDIVDIPHPLRIQPSGNIELRHLTFQYEGAEVPALQDISLQLPKGHTLGIIGPTGSGKSTLAALLFRLYNVEPGQILLDNQDINEYALDILRESFAFVPQETFVFAASVKENIVFFKDDYNDDEVENAAQLSLIADSIDGFPDGYDTILGERGVNLSGGQKQRMAIARALIRNPAVLILDDALSAVDAVTEGHILNSLRQTRKGKTNILISHRISAILEADEIIVLDRGLIRERGTHAQLLKKGGMYYDIYTTQQEDGLPAS; this is encoded by the coding sequence ATGAAATCTTCTGTCTTGCTGCGTTTCTTCAAAGATCACAAATATAGTTACGCAGCCGGTTTTATGTTTATGTTCGCTGCTTCTTTTGTTCAGACGCTGTTCCCCAAATTGCTTGGCAGTGCCGTTGATCTGATGAAAGAAAGCCGTTTTGAAACCCGGCAAGTGCTAATACTGGTGGCGTGGATGGCGCTCATCGCCGTTGGCGCCTTTGTCTGCACCTTCCTCTGGAGAAATATGATTATCGCGAACGCGCGTAATCTGGAATGCTTTTATCGGGAAGAACTATTCCGGCATATGTTAAAGCTCTCTCCCTCTTTCTACAACACACGCAAAACCGGGGATCTGATCGCTTACGCCATCAACGACATTTCCGCCGTCCGCATGACCTTTGGCCCAGCAACCGCGATGTCTTTTAACGGAATCGTCCTCTGCCTCTCCTCCATTTACTTCATGTTTGCCACGGTAGATGTCCGCCTAACACTTATAACGTTATCCCCTCTGCCGCTTATTATCGTACTTATGCTGTTCACCGGTCGTAAGATCCAGATGCGGTTCAGAACCGTTCAAGAGCAATTTGGGTTAATCTCCGACCGAGTTCAGGAGAACATATCTGGCATTCGGGTAATCAAGGCGTATGTTCAGGAGCATTCGGAGATGGAGAAATTCAGCGGGCTAAGCTCCCGTATGCTGCAATCGAACATGGATCTCATCAAAGTTTCCGCTGCGCTTCCACCCTTAATTGAATTCGGCTTTGCAGTCTGTTTTGTGTTAAATCTGGTCCTCGGAAGCCGTATGGTGCTGCGGGGAAGTATTAGCATCGGTGATTTTGTCGCCTTCAATGGATACTTAAGTCTGATCGCCAGTCCCATTGTGTCCATCGGAAGGGTCGTAACGATCTTCCAGCGCGGCATGGCTTCTCTGGGAAGATTGCAAAACATCCTATCCATCCAACCGGATATTGTCGACATTCCGCATCCGCTGAGGATTCAACCATCAGGTAATATTGAGCTGCGCCATCTGACCTTTCAATATGAAGGAGCCGAGGTCCCTGCTCTTCAGGATATTTCGTTACAGCTGCCAAAGGGCCATACTTTAGGGATTATCGGTCCAACTGGCTCCGGCAAAAGTACGCTGGCCGCTTTATTGTTCCGTTTATACAATGTGGAACCCGGACAAATTCTACTCGATAACCAGGATATTAACGAGTATGCACTGGATATTTTGCGGGAGAGCTTCGCCTTTGTTCCACAGGAGACCTTTGTATTTGCCGCCTCCGTCAAAGAAAATATTGTGTTCTTCAAGGACGACTATAACGACGACGAAGTAGAGAACGCGGCCCAGCTTAGTCTTATCGCTGACAGTATCGACGGGTTCCCCGATGGATATGACACGATTCTGGGAGAACGTGGCGTTAACCTCTCCGGCGGCCAGAAACAGCGGATGGCCATAGCTCGCGCACTGATCAGGAACCCTGCGGTCCTAATTCTGGACGATGCGCTGTCCGCGGTTGATGCCGTCACAGAAGGGCATATCCTTAACAGCTTGCGGCAAACACGGAAAGGCAAGACCAACATCCTCATCTCCCACCGGATCTCGGCCATTCTGGAAGCCGATGAGATTATTGTGCTCGATAGAGGTCTGATCCGTGAAAGAGGAACACATGCACAACTGCTGAAGAAGGGAGGAATGTATTATGATATTTACACTACACAGCAAGAAGACGGGCTCCCAGCCAGTTGA